The following are from one region of the Heterodontus francisci isolate sHetFra1 chromosome 34, sHetFra1.hap1, whole genome shotgun sequence genome:
- the LOC137348440 gene encoding probable G-protein coupled receptor 139 produces the protein MHGSSKGLVFAIYYPILATIGVPANLAVIVILARGKCGLSRCITYYLVSMAVTDLLVMTIAVILNRIAGIYFADSFLSITPLCSLRVCLNYTAIDSSVWLTVAFTFDRFMAICCQKLKINYCTERTAARVIGTVCILSCVKNAFWYFIYKPFYIINNIPWFCRIKVIFYTSPAWAAYEWIHRIVTPCLPFILILLLNILTVRHILAANKVRRRLRVHINGETQNDPEMEKRRNSIVLLFAISGSFILLYLTLLIHFLYVRIAKVNYFSGSNFSESNVILEEIGYMFQFLSSCINPFIYAGTQSQFRVELKKGVKYPISLIVKLFK, from the exons ATGCATGGGTCGTCAAAAGGTCTGGtttttgccatttactatcccatccttgcaacTATCGGCGTTCCAG CTaacctggcagtgattgtgatcctggcCCGAGGAAAatgtggtctctccagatgtatcacttattacctggtgtccatggcagtgacagatctcctgGTTATGACAATTGCCGTGATATTAAATcggattgctggtatttatttcGCAGACAGTTTCCTGTCCATCACACCATTATGCAGTCTCCGTGTTTGCCTGAACTATACAGCCATAGACAGTTCCGTCTGGTTAAcggtcgctttcacatttgatcgatttatggccatttgttgccagaagctgaaaataaattATTGCACTGAAAGAACGGCGGCTCGGGTTATAGGGACGGTCTGCATACTGAGCTGTGTAAAAAATGCCTTCTGGTACTTTATATATAAACCTTTTTATATAATTAACAACATACCCTGGTTCTGCCGCATAAAAGTAATATTTTATACATCACCTGCATGGGCCGCATACGAATGGATTCATCGCATTGTAACtccttgtctcccattcattctgattttactgctcaatattCTGACTGTCCGACACATTCTAGCAGCCAATAAAgttcgcaggagactccgggtccACATCAATGGAGAGACTCAGAATGACCCAGAAATGGAGAAGCGGAGAAACTCCATTGTTTTGCTCTTCgccatctcgggcagtttcatcctgttgTATTTGACACTTCTTATTCATTTCCTCTACGTCCGAATTGCAAAAGTTAACTATTTTTCTGGTTCCAATTTCAGCGAGTCAAATGTTATTCTGGAGGAAATCGGATATATGTTTCAGTTTTTGAGTTCTTGCATCAATCCGTTCATTTATGCAGGGACCCAAAGTCAATTTAGAGTCGAGTTGAAGAAAGGGGTGAAATATCCGATCAGTCTAAttgttaaattatttaaatga